The Rhizobium leguminosarum genome includes a region encoding these proteins:
- a CDS encoding PhoH family protein produces the protein MNGQELVSSSPRHPRTPSDTNHFVLTFENNRFASELFGQFDQNLKLLEQRLNIDARARGNSVVITGDIVTTNQARRTLDYLYEKLQKGGSVERSDVEGAIRMAVAADDQLSLPTMERKAKLTMAQVSTRKKTIIARTPTQDAYIRALERAELVFGVGPAGTGKTYLAVAHAAQLLERGAVEKIILSRPAVEAGERLGFLPGDMKEKVDPYLRPLYDALYDMIPADKVDRAITAGVIEIAPLAFMRGRTLANAAIILDEAQNTTSMQMKMFLTRLGENARMIVTGDPSQIDLPRGVKSGLVEALQLLNGVEGISIVRFTDTDVVRHPLVGRIVRAYDSTSAVAEDVSRQG, from the coding sequence TTGAACGGACAAGAATTGGTTTCTTCTTCACCGCGCCACCCCCGCACGCCGAGCGATACCAATCACTTCGTCCTGACGTTCGAGAACAACCGGTTCGCCAGCGAGCTCTTTGGTCAATTCGACCAAAACCTCAAGCTGCTCGAGCAACGGCTGAACATCGATGCGCGGGCACGCGGCAATTCGGTCGTCATCACCGGCGATATCGTGACCACCAATCAGGCGCGGCGCACGCTCGACTATCTCTATGAAAAACTTCAGAAAGGCGGCAGCGTGGAACGATCCGACGTCGAGGGTGCAATCCGCATGGCGGTCGCCGCCGACGATCAGCTCAGCCTGCCGACCATGGAGCGCAAGGCCAAGCTGACGATGGCGCAGGTTTCCACCCGCAAGAAGACGATCATCGCCCGCACGCCAACCCAGGACGCCTATATCAGGGCGCTGGAACGCGCCGAGCTTGTCTTCGGCGTCGGCCCGGCCGGCACCGGCAAGACCTATCTCGCCGTCGCCCATGCCGCCCAGCTGCTGGAGCGCGGCGCGGTCGAAAAGATCATCCTGTCGCGCCCGGCCGTCGAGGCCGGCGAGCGCCTCGGCTTCCTGCCCGGGGACATGAAGGAAAAGGTCGATCCCTATCTTCGCCCGCTCTATGATGCGCTCTACGACATGATCCCTGCCGACAAGGTCGACCGGGCGATCACCGCCGGCGTCATCGAAATCGCGCCGCTCGCCTTCATGCGCGGCCGTACGCTCGCCAACGCCGCCATCATCCTCGACGAAGCGCAGAACACCACGTCGATGCAGATGAAGATGTTCCTGACGCGTCTCGGCGAAAATGCGCGCATGATCGTCACCGGCGACCCGAGCCAGATCGATCTGCCGCGCGGCGTTAAATCCGGCCTCGTCGAGGCCCTGCAGCTTCTGAACGGCGTCGAGGGCATCTCGATCGTGCGCTTCACGGATACCGACGTCGTCCGCCACCCGCTGGTCGGGCGCATCGTCAGGGCCTATGATTCCACCTCTGCCGTCGCCGAAGACGTCAGCCGGCAGGGCTAA
- the ybeY gene encoding rRNA maturation RNase YbeY has protein sequence MAELDIQISVEDIGWPGEETLLSFCERVLGAATIYLRDSEKQPFPTMPPEVSLVFTDDASIQDINAEWRGKDKATNVLSFPAFPVQPGKMPGPMLGDIIIARETLEREAAELEKSFDDHLTHLLVHGFLHLLGYDHMNSAEAEIMEGLETRILAQLGLSDPYEGQDLKMEP, from the coding sequence ATGGCCGAACTCGACATCCAGATCAGCGTCGAGGACATCGGCTGGCCCGGCGAGGAGACGCTGCTGTCGTTTTGCGAACGTGTGCTCGGCGCCGCCACGATCTATCTACGCGACAGCGAGAAGCAGCCCTTCCCGACGATGCCGCCCGAGGTTTCGCTTGTTTTCACCGACGATGCCTCGATCCAGGACATCAATGCCGAATGGCGCGGCAAGGACAAGGCGACCAACGTGCTCTCCTTTCCGGCCTTTCCGGTTCAGCCCGGCAAGATGCCCGGCCCTATGCTCGGCGACATCATCATCGCCCGGGAGACGCTGGAGCGGGAAGCGGCCGAGCTTGAAAAGAGTTTCGACGACCACCTGACCCATCTTCTGGTGCACGGTTTCTTGCATCTTCTCGGCTACGACCATATGAATAGTGCCGAAGCCGAAATTATGGAGGGGTTGGAGACTCGCATTTTGGCGCAGCTAGGCCTATCTGATCCCTACGAGGGTCAAGACCTTAAAATGGAACCATGA